One part of the Desulfonema ishimotonii genome encodes these proteins:
- a CDS encoding dihydroorotate dehydrogenase electron transfer subunit, protein MIFQQKSVVLWNTMECSGYYRLGITCDAGYSAARPGQFVMVRFPGQLSPLLRRPFSIHRLVRTDGRTEGIELLYKVVGRGTEMLSLCRKGDGLDLLGPLGNGFTIPDHPGRIFIVAGGIGVAPMFFLTSVLREQGLDPARAVVFIGGRSKDDLLCMNDFFSVGMQTVHITTDDGSAGEKDRVTGPLERAIREARPDMIYACGPTPMLKATARLAEDYGVPCEISIETLMACGMGACLGCAVRPKKQTGKYLHACLDGPVFDARTLQL, encoded by the coding sequence ATGATATTTCAACAAAAAAGTGTGGTCCTCTGGAACACGATGGAATGTTCCGGGTATTACCGGCTGGGCATCACATGCGACGCCGGATATTCCGCCGCCAGGCCGGGGCAGTTTGTCATGGTCCGGTTTCCCGGACAGCTCAGCCCGCTGCTGCGCCGTCCCTTCTCCATTCACCGCCTGGTCCGGACAGACGGGCGGACCGAGGGCATTGAACTCCTTTATAAAGTGGTGGGCCGGGGCACCGAGATGCTCTCCCTCTGCCGAAAGGGCGACGGACTGGACCTGCTCGGCCCCCTGGGGAACGGCTTCACGATTCCCGACCATCCGGGCCGGATTTTCATCGTGGCAGGCGGTATCGGCGTGGCCCCCATGTTTTTTCTCACCTCCGTTCTCCGGGAACAGGGCCTTGATCCGGCCCGGGCCGTGGTCTTTATCGGCGGCAGATCCAAGGACGATCTGCTCTGCATGAACGACTTTTTCAGCGTCGGGATGCAGACCGTGCATATTACGACCGATGACGGCAGTGCCGGAGAGAAGGACCGGGTAACCGGTCCCCTGGAACGGGCCATCCGGGAGGCCCGGCCCGATATGATCTACGCCTGCGGGCCGACGCCCATGCTGAAGGCCACCGCCCGCCTTGCGGAAGATTACGGTGTGCCGTGTGAGATTTCCATTGAAACCCTGATGGCCTGCGGCATGGGGGCCTGTCTGGGGTGCGCCGTCCGGCCAAAAAAGCAGACCGGCAAATATCTCCACGCCTGCCTGGACGGCCCGGTCTTTGATGCCCGGACGCTTCAGCTCTGA